One genomic segment of Caldilineales bacterium includes these proteins:
- a CDS encoding diacylglycerol kinase family lipid kinase yields MHALLIHNPISGKPERHDALQRAIGELHAGGWKLDIRPTERKGHARELAEQAARAGYGEIIIVGGDGSIGQAADGIVAAGARDVRLGVIPLGTGNVFARDVGLPFPRRHGYHAVVEAARIIMAGHATAIDVGLANGRVFVCWAGCGIDAIVTDLVESRMAFDKRRLPVATYAAALIRQLRRFRPAAMSVSVDEGEALGGRFYLTVASNIALYARYFRLARQARLNDGLLDLIVIDAEQAPHFFFLVLKLLLLRRLSDARVTVRQARRLRIETETPLPVHLDGDPAGDSPFTVEILPRRLPVYLDRHRAAPRLV; encoded by the coding sequence GTGCACGCCCTTCTCATCCACAACCCCATCTCTGGCAAGCCTGAGCGCCACGACGCCCTGCAGCGCGCCATCGGCGAACTGCACGCTGGCGGCTGGAAGCTGGACATTCGGCCGACCGAACGCAAGGGCCATGCCCGCGAGCTGGCCGAGCAAGCCGCCCGCGCCGGCTATGGCGAGATCATCATCGTCGGCGGCGATGGTTCGATCGGGCAGGCGGCGGATGGCATCGTCGCCGCCGGCGCACGGGATGTGCGTTTGGGCGTCATCCCCCTCGGCACCGGCAACGTCTTCGCTCGCGATGTCGGGCTGCCCTTTCCCCGCCGGCATGGCTATCACGCCGTTGTCGAGGCCGCCCGCATCATCATGGCCGGCCACGCCACCGCCATCGATGTCGGGCTGGCCAATGGCAGGGTCTTCGTCTGTTGGGCCGGGTGCGGCATCGATGCCATCGTCACCGACCTGGTGGAGAGCAGGATGGCTTTCGACAAGCGCCGGCTGCCGGTCGCCACCTACGCCGCCGCCCTCATCCGGCAGTTGCGCCGCTTTCGGCCGGCGGCCATGTCGGTGTCGGTGGATGAAGGCGAGGCCCTCGGCGGCCGCTTCTATCTGACCGTGGCCAGCAACATCGCCCTCTATGCGCGCTACTTCCGGCTGGCGCGCCAGGCGCGGCTGAACGACGGTCTGCTCGACCTGATCGTGATCGATGCCGAACAGGCCCCCCACTTCTTCTTCCTGGTTCTCAAGCTGCTCCTCTTGCGCCGGCTGAGCGATGCCCGCGTCACCGTCCGCCAGGCCCGACGCCTGCGCATCGAAACCGAAACCCCGCTCCCCGTCCATCTCGACGGCGACCCCGCCGGCGACTCCCCCTTCACGGTCGAAATCCTGCCTCGCCGTCTGCCCGTCTATCTCGACCGCCACCGCGCCGCCCCGCGTCTGGTTTGA
- a CDS encoding NADH-quinone oxidoreductase subunit B — translation MFEGMANDNEVPQELKQNVLMTSVDFLYNWSRQNSMWPMLFGLACCAIEMICTAAGRYDLARFGMEVMRPSPRQCDLMIVSGTVTKKMAPIIVRLYNQMPEPRYVLSMGACATGGGPFKEGYNVVSGIDKYVPVDVYVPGCPPTPEALLYGILKLHEKVRSQSVRTVPWYRQETPRGIVVPELGPDIFSPDRAADIRRLTSRPQAQEA, via the coding sequence ATGTTCGAGGGTATGGCCAACGACAACGAAGTCCCGCAGGAGTTGAAGCAGAACGTCTTGATGACGTCGGTGGACTTTTTGTACAACTGGAGCCGCCAAAACAGCATGTGGCCCATGCTTTTTGGCCTTGCCTGCTGTGCGATCGAGATGATTTGCACGGCTGCCGGGCGCTATGACCTTGCCCGCTTCGGCATGGAGGTCATGCGTCCCTCCCCGCGCCAGTGCGATCTGATGATCGTCTCCGGCACCGTGACCAAGAAGATGGCCCCCATTATCGTCCGGCTGTATAACCAGATGCCCGAACCGCGCTATGTCCTCAGTATGGGGGCCTGCGCCACGGGCGGCGGGCCGTTCAAAGAAGGCTACAATGTGGTCTCCGGCATCGACAAATATGTGCCTGTCGATGTCTACGTCCCCGGTTGCCCGCCGACGCCCGAAGCCTTGCTCTACGGCATCCTCAAATTGCATGAGAAAGTGCGCAGCCAATCGGTTCGCACCGTACCCTGGTACCGGCAAGAAACTCCACGCGGGATCGTCGTGCCCGAACTCGGCCCGGACATCTTCTCACCCGATCGCGCAGCCGACATCCGCCGTTTGACATCCAGACCACAGGCGCAGGAGGCATGA
- a CDS encoding metal-dependent hydrolase has product MSTQITYHGHSCFSIVSDGKHLLIDPFLTGNPTAKIAAAQLKPDFILLSHGHGDHVGDTVAIAKRTGCLVVCNFEISSWLGKQGVANIHPLHIGGGNRFLFGRCKMTIAHHGSGLPDGAYGGNPAGFLLKLNDGKTIYFSGDTALTYDMKWLAEEKVDVAILCVGDNFTMGPDDALKAIRLFEPKTVIPCHYGTWPYIDIDVEEFQARCQAETAAACALLHAEESFSVA; this is encoded by the coding sequence ATGTCTACCCAAATCACCTACCACGGCCATTCCTGCTTCTCCATCGTCAGCGATGGCAAACACCTGCTGATCGACCCCTTCCTGACCGGCAACCCCACGGCCAAGATCGCAGCCGCCCAGCTCAAGCCCGATTTCATCCTCCTCTCCCACGGGCATGGCGACCATGTCGGCGACACCGTCGCCATCGCCAAACGCACGGGCTGCCTGGTCGTCTGCAACTTCGAGATTTCCTCCTGGTTGGGCAAACAGGGCGTCGCCAACATCCACCCCCTGCACATCGGCGGCGGCAACCGCTTCCTCTTTGGCCGCTGCAAGATGACCATCGCCCACCACGGCTCGGGCCTGCCCGATGGCGCCTATGGCGGCAACCCGGCCGGCTTCCTGCTTAAGCTCAACGACGGCAAGACGATCTACTTCTCTGGCGATACGGCCCTGACCTACGACATGAAATGGCTGGCCGAAGAAAAGGTCGATGTCGCCATCCTCTGCGTCGGCGACAACTTCACCATGGGTCCCGACGACGCCCTCAAGGCGATCAGACTGTTCGAACCGAAGACCGTCATCCCCTGTCATTACGGCACCTGGCCCTACATCGATATCGATGTCGAAGAGTTCCAGGCCCGCTGCCAGGCCGAGACGGCCGCCGCCTGCGCCCTGCTGCACGCTGAAGAAAGCTTCTCTGTAGCCTGA
- a CDS encoding NAD(P)/FAD-dependent oxidoreductase, with product MAGPSAPADQPSPGLSRRIAVIGAGPAGLVAAYDLAQAGQRVVIYEAAPQVGGLAAGFKAAHWDWTLEKYYHHWFQGDRHMLGLIEELGWSDQVIFPRPLTVVFFDGKFQPLDSIPAAARFTLQHFSLVDFVRFGCVGLYLKLTPRWQTLEHSTADAWMRKWVGPKVYEALWKPLLIGKFGEENLDVVNMAWLWARIKARTTRLGTFNGGFQVFMDKFAARLCHLGVDIRLQTPVTLVRRTQAGLQVEAGASETFDAVISTSSPAFMARLAPDLPAEYSASLRDLRSMGAVVLILALDRQLTPFYWHNLPKEAGFPYLALVEHTNFVGPEHFGGDHIIYLGDYLPPEHEHFRLSKEELLDRFLPSLSRFNPDFDRSWLKDAWLWKTTYAQPIPPVDHSRHIPPLRTPVPGLYFASMSQVYPWDRGTNFAIEIGRKAAALALEDFKT from the coding sequence ATGGCCGGGCCATCGGCGCCAGCAGATCAGCCCTCCCCCGGTCTGAGCAGGCGCATCGCCGTCATCGGCGCCGGGCCGGCCGGCCTGGTCGCCGCCTATGACCTGGCCCAGGCCGGCCAGCGGGTCGTGATCTACGAAGCGGCGCCGCAGGTGGGAGGCCTGGCGGCCGGGTTCAAGGCCGCCCACTGGGACTGGACGCTGGAAAAATACTACCATCACTGGTTCCAGGGCGACCGCCACATGCTGGGGTTGATCGAGGAGTTGGGGTGGAGCGACCAGGTCATCTTCCCCCGCCCGCTCACCGTCGTCTTCTTCGATGGCAAATTCCAGCCGCTCGACTCCATCCCCGCCGCCGCCCGCTTCACCTTGCAGCATTTCTCGCTCGTCGATTTCGTGCGTTTTGGCTGCGTCGGCCTCTACTTGAAGCTGACCCCGCGCTGGCAGACGCTGGAACACTCGACAGCCGACGCCTGGATGCGCAAATGGGTGGGGCCGAAGGTGTACGAAGCCCTGTGGAAGCCACTGCTGATCGGCAAATTCGGCGAAGAAAACCTGGATGTGGTCAACATGGCCTGGCTGTGGGCGCGCATCAAAGCCCGCACCACCCGCCTGGGCACGTTCAATGGTGGCTTCCAGGTCTTCATGGACAAGTTCGCCGCTCGCCTCTGTCACCTGGGCGTAGACATCCGCCTGCAGACGCCGGTCACGCTCGTCCGCCGCACCCAGGCCGGTTTGCAAGTCGAGGCCGGAGCCAGCGAAACCTTCGACGCCGTCATCTCCACCAGTTCGCCCGCCTTCATGGCCCGGCTGGCGCCCGACCTGCCCGCCGAATACAGCGCCAGCCTGCGCGACCTGCGTTCGATGGGTGCGGTCGTGCTCATCCTGGCCCTCGACCGGCAACTCACGCCCTTCTACTGGCACAACCTGCCCAAAGAGGCCGGCTTCCCCTATCTGGCGCTGGTCGAGCACACCAACTTCGTCGGCCCTGAGCACTTCGGCGGCGACCACATCATCTACCTCGGCGATTATCTGCCGCCCGAACACGAGCACTTTCGCCTGAGCAAAGAAGAACTGCTCGACCGCTTCCTGCCCTCGCTCAGCCGTTTCAACCCCGACTTCGACCGCAGTTGGCTGAAAGACGCCTGGCTGTGGAAAACCACCTACGCCCAACCCATCCCGCCTGTCGATCACTCCCGCCACATCCCGCCCCTGCGCACCCCTGTCCCCGGCCTCTACTTCGCCAGCATGAGCCAGGTCTACCCCTGGGATCGCGGCACCAACTTCGCCATCGAGATCGGTCGCAAAGCGGCGGCGCTGGCCCTGGAAGACTTCAAAACATAA
- a CDS encoding Mrp/NBP35 family ATP-binding protein, with amino-acid sequence MPTQPTRDAIMAALSHVQEPELHRDLVSLNMIQDLQISNGNVGLTVVLTTPACPLKGQIESDVRNAVMKVAGVQQVNVRFDANVRADNRITGRLNLPIRNIIAVASGKGGVGKTTVSVNLAVALAQMGAQVGLLDADIYGPNVPQMLGVSNMPNPQDGKLVPARAYGLQLMSMGFMIQPDQAVIWRGPMLHSAIRQLFTDVAWAEVDYMVVDLPPGTGDAQLTLAQSVPLTGGVIVSTPQDVALSDARRGLNAFRQLQVPVLGMIENMSYFIAPDSGQRYEIFGYGGAERAARELGVPFLGRLPLDPRAREGGDRGKPIVATYPDSEIAQAFRDIARQLAAQVSVLSFRPDPELKII; translated from the coding sequence ATGCCCACCCAACCCACCCGCGACGCCATCATGGCGGCTTTGAGCCATGTCCAGGAACCGGAACTGCACCGCGACCTGGTTTCCCTCAACATGATCCAGGACTTGCAGATCAGCAACGGCAACGTCGGCCTGACCGTTGTCCTCACCACACCCGCCTGCCCGCTCAAGGGCCAGATCGAAAGCGATGTGCGCAACGCCGTCATGAAAGTGGCGGGCGTGCAGCAGGTCAACGTCCGCTTCGATGCCAACGTGCGGGCCGACAACCGCATCACCGGCCGCCTCAATCTACCCATCCGCAACATCATCGCCGTCGCCAGCGGCAAGGGCGGGGTGGGCAAGACGACCGTCTCAGTCAACCTGGCCGTAGCCCTGGCCCAGATGGGCGCCCAGGTCGGGCTGCTCGACGCCGACATCTATGGCCCCAACGTGCCGCAGATGCTGGGCGTGTCGAACATGCCCAATCCGCAGGATGGCAAGCTGGTGCCGGCGCGGGCCTATGGGCTGCAACTGATGTCGATGGGCTTCATGATCCAGCCCGACCAGGCCGTGATCTGGCGCGGGCCGATGCTGCATTCAGCTATCCGCCAGCTGTTCACCGATGTGGCCTGGGCCGAGGTGGACTACATGGTGGTGGATCTGCCGCCCGGCACTGGCGATGCCCAGCTCACCCTGGCCCAGTCGGTGCCCCTCACCGGTGGCGTCATCGTTTCCACCCCGCAGGATGTGGCTTTGTCCGACGCCCGTCGCGGGCTGAACGCCTTCCGCCAGTTGCAGGTGCCAGTGCTGGGGATGATCGAGAACATGTCCTATTTCATTGCCCCCGATAGCGGCCAGCGCTACGAAATCTTCGGCTATGGCGGGGCCGAGCGCGCCGCCAGGGAATTGGGCGTGCCTTTCCTCGGCCGGCTACCGCTGGACCCCCGCGCCCGCGAGGGCGGCGACCGCGGCAAACCGATCGTCGCCACCTACCCCGATTCCGAGATCGCCCAGGCCTTCCGCGACATCGCCAGGCAGCTTGCCGCCCAGGTCAGCGTCCTCAGCTTCCGGCCGGACCCAGAACTGAAGATCATCTGA
- a CDS encoding DUF1858 domain-containing protein codes for MSVLTVIALLAALAALGYAYLAQRKLTDLSQRLSRVSSHSYELSSQLDDLGQRLESQGKELRFEIRKAAGLVRFEPSTTVGEVQTLHPFAEQILAGFHMGGCHNCAVSPDETIAAACQRLNVNEAALLSALRNGSPEPLRLANVELQF; via the coding sequence ATGAGCGTTTTGACCGTTATTGCCCTGCTGGCGGCGTTGGCCGCGCTGGGCTACGCCTATCTTGCCCAACGCAAACTGACCGACCTCAGCCAACGCCTCTCGCGGGTCAGCAGCCACAGCTACGAGCTATCGTCACAGCTTGATGACCTGGGGCAGCGACTGGAGAGCCAGGGCAAAGAACTACGTTTCGAGATCAGAAAGGCGGCGGGGTTGGTGCGCTTCGAGCCATCCACCACCGTGGGCGAGGTGCAGACCCTCCACCCCTTCGCCGAGCAAATCCTGGCCGGCTTCCACATGGGCGGCTGCCACAACTGCGCCGTCTCGCCCGACGAGACCATCGCCGCCGCCTGCCAACGCCTGAACGTGAACGAGGCGGCCCTGCTGTCGGCCTTGCGCAATGGCAGCCCCGAACCCCTCCGTCTGGCCAACGTCGAGCTTCAGTTCTGA
- a CDS encoding 4Fe-4S binding protein — MYGLGIIKGLGTTLKRTISTFTDDFSRLPARYRDSIDTSAGRVMQQPSDMRGIFTIQYPEERRQLPENFRYIPMLLYEEDTGEDRCTACGICAKVCPPQCIWIVRDKDANGKPITRPAQFYIDASICMSCSFCAEYCPFDAIKMNHDYELATYDRFPGLVFDKAELSVPTSYYATLYPTAWAREEAGKSKKKKATPKTEAKKEAPAPAPAPKVEAAPAPAPAAAPTARAKPKGGHSSPVPEGYSGEFIRSSLPLPAVPAEGASHSGIAWARIMELREKQLLHYRQRRKAEGKEVKL, encoded by the coding sequence ATGTACGGACTTGGCATCATCAAAGGCTTGGGCACGACCCTCAAACGCACGATCAGCACCTTCACCGACGACTTTTCGCGCTTACCGGCGCGGTACCGGGATTCTATCGACACCTCTGCCGGTCGGGTGATGCAGCAGCCGAGCGACATGCGCGGCATCTTCACCATCCAATATCCCGAAGAACGCCGCCAACTGCCCGAAAACTTCCGTTACATCCCCATGCTCCTCTACGAAGAGGACACGGGCGAGGACCGCTGCACGGCCTGCGGCATCTGCGCCAAGGTGTGCCCGCCGCAGTGTATCTGGATCGTGCGCGACAAAGATGCCAACGGCAAGCCCATCACCCGCCCAGCCCAATTCTACATCGACGCCAGTATCTGTATGAGTTGCTCTTTCTGCGCCGAGTATTGCCCCTTCGACGCCATCAAGATGAACCATGACTACGAGCTGGCCACCTACGACCGCTTCCCCGGTCTGGTCTTCGACAAGGCCGAGTTGAGCGTGCCCACCAGCTACTACGCCACCCTCTATCCCACCGCCTGGGCGCGCGAGGAAGCCGGCAAGAGCAAGAAGAAGAAAGCGACGCCGAAGACGGAAGCCAAGAAGGAAGCCCCCGCGCCGGCCCCTGCCCCCAAGGTGGAAGCCGCCCCGGCCCCGGCGCCCGCCGCCGCCCCAACCGCCCGCGCCAAACCCAAAGGCGGCCACTCCTCACCCGTCCCCGAAGGCTACAGCGGCGAATTCATTCGCTCCAGCCTGCCGTTGCCGGCGGTGCCGGCCGAGGGCGCCAGCCACAGCGGCATTGCCTGGGCCAGGATCATGGAACTGCGCGAGAAGCAACTGCTGCACTATCGCCAGCGCCGAAAAGCGGAGGGGAAGGAAGTCAAGTTGTAA
- a CDS encoding NADH-quinone oxidoreductase subunit D, with the protein MTMAEDITIAAQLPFADAVPGAVLAADGAGLVVDRSKLIDFALHLRNQQGFDFLSCLTAVDYLGFDGRTSADRFEVVYHLFNTRKGGEGLVVKVRLPESDPKLPSLIRVYPGADLQEREAYDLFGIRFEGHPRLRRIFMWEGFDGHPMRKDWKEAYYEDEHKPFKSRWPVGHYQWGEDRVPWGDNVSFPQGWDPDSFRPAPPPLPIVHEPKDWESIKTDRVVVNMGPQHPSTHGVFRMIVALDGETIMGLEPECGYLHRNHEKIGERNTWLGNIPFTDRLDYLSSMSNNFAYVLAVEKLMGDKGKPPERAEYLRVLMAELTRVCNHMWAVGFLLNDLGAFFTPALYTIEERELILDLFEAVAGSRMMCNYMRFGGVVRDVDEAWLTRCRDIVFNRLERKIDELEGYLTRSEILMTRCVGVGLLSGQDAVALSACGPMLRASGVDYDLRRDRPYGIYDRFEFDVVTDDGCDVYARYKVRIGEMRQSVRILKQVLDNMPEGPVFVGKPAYVTRVEKGEAYGAVEGPKGELGFYVVSDGSDNPWRYHVRAPSYINLNTLAPMSIGYKIADAIVALGGIDIVLGETDR; encoded by the coding sequence ATGACCATGGCTGAAGACATCACGATCGCCGCCCAATTGCCATTCGCCGACGCCGTCCCCGGCGCCGTCCTCGCTGCCGATGGCGCCGGCCTTGTCGTCGACCGCAGCAAGCTGATCGATTTCGCCCTCCATCTGCGCAACCAGCAGGGTTTCGACTTTCTCTCCTGCCTCACCGCCGTCGATTATCTTGGCTTCGATGGGCGCACGTCTGCTGACCGCTTCGAGGTCGTCTATCACCTTTTCAATACCCGGAAAGGCGGCGAAGGGCTGGTGGTCAAGGTGCGGTTGCCCGAAAGCGACCCCAAGCTCCCCAGCCTGATCAGGGTTTACCCTGGCGCCGACCTGCAAGAGCGGGAAGCGTATGACCTTTTTGGCATTCGCTTCGAAGGCCATCCGCGGCTGCGCCGCATCTTCATGTGGGAGGGCTTCGACGGCCACCCCATGCGCAAGGACTGGAAGGAAGCCTATTACGAGGACGAACACAAGCCGTTCAAGAGCCGCTGGCCGGTAGGCCACTACCAGTGGGGCGAAGACCGGGTGCCGTGGGGTGATAATGTCAGCTTTCCCCAGGGATGGGACCCAGATTCGTTCCGGCCGGCGCCGCCACCGCTCCCCATCGTCCACGAACCAAAAGATTGGGAGTCGATCAAGACCGACCGCGTCGTCGTCAACATGGGGCCGCAACACCCCTCCACCCACGGCGTTTTTCGCATGATCGTCGCCCTGGATGGCGAGACGATCATGGGCCTGGAGCCGGAATGCGGCTACCTGCACCGCAACCACGAGAAGATCGGCGAGCGCAACACCTGGTTGGGCAATATCCCCTTCACTGACCGGCTGGACTACCTTTCCAGCATGTCGAATAACTTCGCCTATGTGTTGGCGGTGGAGAAGTTGATGGGCGACAAGGGCAAGCCGCCGGAGCGGGCCGAGTATCTGCGCGTGCTCATGGCCGAACTGACCCGCGTCTGCAATCACATGTGGGCGGTTGGCTTCCTGCTCAACGACTTGGGCGCCTTCTTCACCCCGGCCCTGTACACCATCGAAGAGCGCGAACTGATCCTGGATCTGTTCGAGGCTGTGGCCGGCAGCCGCATGATGTGCAACTACATGCGCTTTGGCGGCGTGGTGCGCGATGTAGACGAGGCCTGGCTGACCCGCTGCCGCGATATCGTCTTCAATCGTCTGGAGCGGAAAATCGATGAATTGGAGGGCTATCTGACTCGCAGCGAAATCCTGATGACCCGTTGCGTGGGTGTGGGCCTGCTTTCGGGTCAGGATGCGGTGGCGCTCAGCGCCTGTGGGCCGATGCTGCGCGCTTCGGGCGTGGACTACGACCTGCGCCGCGACCGGCCCTACGGTATCTACGACCGCTTCGAGTTCGATGTGGTCACCGATGACGGCTGCGATGTCTATGCGCGCTACAAAGTGCGCATTGGCGAGATGCGGCAGTCGGTGCGCATCCTCAAGCAGGTATTGGACAACATGCCCGAAGGCCCGGTCTTCGTCGGCAAGCCGGCCTATGTCACCCGCGTCGAGAAAGGTGAAGCCTACGGCGCTGTGGAAGGGCCCAAGGGCGAGTTGGGCTTCTATGTCGTTTCGGATGGCTCGGATAACCCCTGGCGCTACCATGTACGCGCCCCCTCCTACATCAATCTCAACACCCTCGCCCCCATGTCCATCGGCTACAAAATCGCCGATGCCATCGTCGCCCTCGGCGGCATCGACATCGTGTTGGGAGAAACGGATCGCTAG
- a CDS encoding ABC transporter ATP-binding protein, translating to MPPTITIDGLHKSYPGQKRPALQPFWAQVNGGEMVVVVGPNGAGKTTLFKLLATLVQPDGGRAWVAGCDLKQSLAVRRQIGLLSDPDRSFFWRLNARQNLEFFGSAYGLAGKAAVGRIDEVLGLLELGDAAGQPVGQLSSGQRGRLALARALLHHPAVLLLDEPTRSLDPTAAAHFLDLLHRYLAETPTASILLSTHRLDAVAPACRRLWILAGGCLRGDGAPAELLAQAGLSVGGSAQDDLSRLYAHYTGLAAPADAD from the coding sequence ATGCCCCCCACCATCACCATCGACGGCCTGCACAAATCCTACCCCGGCCAGAAACGCCCGGCCCTACAGCCCTTCTGGGCGCAGGTAAATGGGGGGGAGATGGTGGTGGTGGTGGGGCCGAACGGCGCCGGCAAGACGACGCTGTTCAAACTCCTGGCCACGTTGGTGCAGCCTGACGGCGGCCGGGCATGGGTGGCCGGGTGCGATCTGAAGCAAAGCCTGGCTGTACGCCGGCAGATCGGCCTGCTCAGCGACCCCGACCGCAGCTTCTTCTGGCGGCTGAACGCCCGCCAGAATCTGGAATTCTTCGGCAGCGCCTATGGTCTGGCGGGCAAGGCGGCGGTCGGGCGCATCGATGAGGTGCTGGGATTGCTGGAACTGGGTGATGCGGCCGGGCAACCGGTGGGGCAGCTTTCCAGCGGGCAGCGCGGTCGGCTGGCCCTGGCGCGGGCGCTCTTGCACCATCCCGCCGTCCTCCTGCTGGATGAACCCACCCGCAGCCTGGACCCGACCGCCGCCGCCCATTTCCTCGACCTGCTTCACCGCTATCTGGCCGAGACGCCCACCGCCAGCATCCTGCTCTCGACCCATCGGCTGGATGCGGTGGCGCCCGCCTGCCGGCGGCTGTGGATCCTGGCCGGGGGCTGCCTGCGCGGGGATGGCGCCCCGGCCGAGCTGCTGGCCCAGGCTGGGTTGAGCGTCGGCGGCTCGGCCCAGGACGATCTCAGCCGTCTCTATGCCCACTACACCGGCCTCGCCGCCCCGGCCGATGCAGACTGA
- the xseA gene encoding exodeoxyribonuclease VII large subunit, producing the protein MPELLTVSQLAAYLTDLVRDDETLADVLVTGEISNATLASSGHFYFSLKDASASLACVMWRPAVRLLPETPQAGQNVVARGRVDFYALRGQLQLVVEALRVERGVGDLYRQFEEAKARLQAEGLFDPARKRPLPIRPQRIGLVTSGSGAALRDILRVLAQRWPLADVLLVPSLVQGEQAPASLQAALYTLYARDDIDVIILARGGGSIEDLWAFNDEGLARLLAASPAPTVTGIGHETDFTLADFVADQRAPTPSAAAAAVVPDQQAVRAELLTAAGRLAAAVRGEIAGRRQTVERLEAVVRRHSPRYRIDQRRQMVDDLDHRLTLTWTTTSQRRRLALAGLEQRLAALNPSAVLSRGYAIVRDESGRVIQSVAQTSPGQPLTIRVHDGSFGARVEGGGRDGGTQGGGDGGTQGGGDGGTQGGGDGGTQRG; encoded by the coding sequence ATGCCCGAACTCCTGACCGTCTCGCAGTTGGCCGCCTATCTGACCGACCTGGTGCGCGACGATGAAACCCTGGCCGATGTCCTCGTCACGGGCGAGATCAGCAATGCCACCCTGGCCTCGTCCGGCCACTTCTACTTCTCGCTCAAGGACGCCAGCGCCAGCCTGGCCTGCGTGATGTGGCGGCCGGCCGTGCGCCTCCTGCCCGAGACGCCCCAGGCCGGACAGAACGTGGTCGCCCGCGGGCGCGTCGATTTCTATGCGCTGCGCGGGCAACTGCAATTGGTGGTGGAGGCGCTACGGGTCGAGCGCGGCGTCGGCGACCTCTATCGCCAGTTCGAGGAAGCCAAAGCCCGGCTTCAGGCCGAAGGACTGTTCGATCCCGCCCGCAAACGGCCCCTGCCCATCCGTCCGCAGCGCATCGGCCTGGTCACCTCTGGCAGCGGGGCGGCGCTGCGCGACATCCTGCGGGTGCTGGCCCAGCGCTGGCCGTTGGCCGATGTCCTCCTGGTCCCCAGCCTGGTGCAGGGCGAACAGGCTCCGGCCTCGTTGCAGGCTGCGCTCTACACCCTCTACGCCCGCGACGACATCGATGTGATCATCCTCGCCCGCGGCGGCGGCTCGATCGAAGACCTGTGGGCCTTCAACGATGAGGGCCTCGCCCGGCTCCTGGCGGCTTCCCCCGCTCCCACCGTCACCGGCATCGGCCACGAGACCGACTTCACCCTGGCCGATTTCGTGGCCGACCAGCGCGCCCCCACGCCTTCTGCCGCAGCGGCGGCAGTCGTCCCCGACCAGCAGGCCGTGCGCGCCGAACTGCTCACCGCCGCCGGCCGCCTGGCCGCCGCTGTCAGAGGTGAGATCGCCGGCCGCCGGCAGACGGTCGAACGGCTGGAAGCCGTGGTGCGCCGGCACTCGCCGCGCTACCGCATCGACCAGCGCCGGCAAATGGTGGACGACCTCGACCACCGCCTGACCCTCACCTGGACGACGACCAGCCAGCGCCGCCGCCTGGCCCTGGCCGGCCTGGAACAGCGGCTGGCGGCCCTGAACCCCAGCGCCGTCCTCAGCCGGGGCTATGCCATCGTCCGCGATGAAAGCGGGCGCGTGATCCAGTCCGTCGCCCAGACCTCACCCGGCCAGCCCCTCACCATCCGCGTCCACGACGGCAGCTTTGGCGCCAGGGTGGAGGGGGGAGGGAGGGACGGAGGGACGCAGGGAGGGGGAGACGGAGGGACGCAGGGAGGGGGAGACGGAGGGACGCAGGGAGGGGGAGACGGAGGGACGCAGAGAGGGTGA